The Daphnia pulex isolate KAP4 chromosome 3, ASM2113471v1 genome includes a region encoding these proteins:
- the LOC124190520 gene encoding tyrosine-protein kinase-like otk: MAADFTFLRLAWTGLVVVVMIKTTVLSDCVTCQDDFYFRKWPVSPPGIIRTGQSVELECRVSAEDRISISWTLNGELLINSSRRYQNSTTGALVIRRADHRLDSGDFACTATNVSSGFSIASQLATLMIHWIGNATRIDLQSLTTGRHIVEDGLSGLAQVNEGEDVALHCQVDGSGEILYDWFHNGRRIPKSKTKRLALNSLSTSASGTYTCSAKNGAGQHSKFNVPFGLSSSQVTRQLVRFTKETVAQLDTTVRLPCSFQPPAPVEWHFRGSLLGQTSQYTVEADGHLVISKVNQLSEGWYHCRPSISESDVEEYGSHLKVAYLNDFAKTAIDPPPPLSNAHHYYFAEYSTAELTCIAPDGLPPPTIWWEGPSGQVLTPPSPTADSILLLTRVLNEDAGTYRCRAGNAARNVSIQVNLVVTSPPMVQQHPVSATLNEDETASMSCTFSGSPAPATTVQWLKDGQPLVDPPKPIHGLRNSTLKFVTANKRHGGNYACRLKTIGHHPVDSQTATLHVREKLKFTVPPVAKSLELGTVRKILCKAQGNPAPIVQWVKEGLKPLLVWPPHIEDVNGTLIFHGVQDDDAGQYTCIATNSQGLISASILINVTMSPHFTSLPNNITFAKEGTKVELHCRAEGYPAPTIQWDRDSVMDGFISDRFSVDRNGTLTIQNAQQEDQGFYGCTAGNAGGFKRAEFRLVVKDWEYQSGDYDGAESIAKTIIITLGAAAAYIFLSVGLLIWCRLRRRQRKLRSPNDGGASGAEAQLDVQTALLTKVDGRQSPAIDKLNVPNSSITKGALQGKGRFGDILEGSVTGLSSAEGSTRVLLRILSTRDEDLNIEFRRQVDMFHRVRHANLAAVLGCCRDSPDFQMILMEYHPYVNLKSHLLSTTSSSQPPWSVTQIQSATIQIARGMNALAEARFVHRDLGTRNILVAFHGKDNTKVCLKIGSFGMDKEPFNNDYYVYKHQSIALRWLPHEAALEDEYSTKSDVWMFAVTIWELHHAAQRPLSDRSDEVLLADLRKRCGQLWDASFCKSNAMSSLLVKCWSHDPILRPSFDELLVCAESNSNNATPSTSNGESKTR, encoded by the exons ATGGCAGCCGATTTCACCTTCCTGCGGCTGGCGTGGACCG gtcttgtggtggtggtgatgatcaAAACGACAGTGCTGAGTGATTGCGTGACGTGCCAAGACGATTTCTACTTCCGCAAGTGGCCGGTGAGTCCTCCAGGGATCATCCGGACAGGTCAGAGCGTCGAGCTGGAGTGCCGAGTGTCGGCCGAGGATCGGATCAGCATCAGCTGGACGCTCAACGGCGAACTGCTCATCAATTCCAGCCGGCGCTACCAGAATTCGACGACCGGAGCTTTGGTCATCCGCCGTGCGGATCACCGTCTCGACTCGGGCGATTTCGCCTGCACCGCCACCAACGTCTCTTCCGGCTTCTCCATCGCATCTCAGCTGGCCACTCTGATGATTCACT GGATCGGCAATGCGACGAGGATCGACTTGCAGTCGCTAACGACCGGCCGTCATATCGTCGAGGACGGGCTGTCGGGTCTGGCGCAGGTCAACGAAGGCGAAGATGTGGCCCTTCACTGTCAAGTCGACGGGTCGGGCGAGATCCTCTACGACTGGTTCCACAACGGCCGCCGGATCCCCAAAAGTAAAACGAAACGCTTGGCCCTCAACTCGCTGTCCACCTCGGCCAGCGGTACCTACACCTGCTCGGCCAAGAACGGAGCCGGACAGCACTCAAAGTTCAACGTCCCTTTCGGCCTGTCGTCGAGTCAAGTCACCAGGCAGCTGGTCCGCTTCACCAAAGAAACGGTGGCGCAACTCGACACCACCGTCCGCCTTCCGTGTTCCTTCCAGCCTCCGGCTCCCGTCGAGTGGCACTTTCGCGGCAGTCTCCTCGGCCAAACATCTCA GTACACTGTTGAAGCTGATGGGCATCTGGTCATTTCCAAAGTCAATCAGCTGAGCGAGGGTTGGTACCATTGCCGGCCGAGCATCAGTGAAAGTGACGTTGAAGAATACGGTTCTCACTTAAAAGTTGCAT ATCTCAATGATTTCGCCAAAACGGCCATTGACCCGCCCCCGCCGCTCTCCAATGCCCATCACTATTATTTCGCCGAGTACTCGACAGCCGAGTTGACTTGCATCGCACCCGATGGTCTTCCACCGCCAACCATCTGGTGGGAGGGGCCTTCCGGTCAGGTCTTGACTCCGCCGTCGCCAACCGCCGATTCCATTCTCCTCCTGACCAGGGTTTTAAACGAAGACGCTGGCACGTACAGATGTCGGGCCGGAAATGCAGCCCGCAACGTGTCCATTCAAGTTAACTTGGTGGTGACCT CTCCGCCGATGGTCCAGCAACATCCTGTGAGCGCTACACTCAACGAAGATGAAACGGCGTCGATGAGCTGCACATTTTCAGGATCGCCAGCACCGGCGACGACCGTCCAGTGGTTGAAAGATGGGCAACCGCTAGTCGATCCGCCCAAACCCATCCATGGCCTCCGCAATTCAACACTGAAATTCGTCACGGCCAACAAGAGACATGGCGGCAACTACGCGTGTCGGTTGAAAACCATTGGTCACCATCCGGTCGATTCTCAAACGGCCACTTTGCATGTCCGAG aaaaattaaagtttacgGTGCCACCGGTGGCCAAGAGTTTGGAGCTTGGCACAGTCCGCAAGATTTTGTGCAAAGCTCAAGGCAATCCAGCTCCCATCGTCCAATGGGTCAAGGAAGGCTTGAAGCCGTTGCTGGTCTGGCCGCCACACATCGAAGACGTCAACGGAACGCTCATTTTTCACGGAGTCCAGGACGATGATGCCGGCCAATACACTTGCATCGCCACCAATTCTCAAGGGCTCATCAGCGCTTCCATCTTGATCAACGTGACGA TGTCGCCACATTTCACGTCGCTACCCAACAACATCACGTTCGCCAAGGAAGGCACGAAAGTTGAACTGCATTGCAGAGCGGAAGGTTATCCTGCCCCGACAATTCAATGGGATCGAGATTCCGTCATGGACGGATTTATTTCCGATCG ATTCTCTGTGGATCGAAACGGGACGTTGACAATACAAAATGCCCAGCAAGAGGATCAAGGATTTTACGGATGCACGGCCGGTAATGCCGGAGGATTTAAAAGGGCAGAGTTTCGATTGGTGGTGAAAG ATTGGGAATACCAATCAGGTGATTACGACGGTGCTGAATCCATCGCCAAGACTATAATAATCACGTTAGGAGCGGCCGCTGCCTACATCTTCTTGTCGGTTGGTTTGTTGATTTGGTGTCGATTGAGACGACGCCAAAGAAAATTGCGATCGCCTAATGACGGCGGTGCTAGTGGTGCAGAAGCTCAACTCGACGTTCAAACAGCTTTAC TGACAAAAGTAGATGGTCGTCAGTCTCCGGCCATTGACAAATTAAATGTTCCCAACTCCTCAATCACTAAAGGAGCATTACAAGGCAAAGGCCGGTTTGGAGATATCCTTGAAGGCTCTGTAACTG GTCTGAGTTCAGCAGAAGGCAGCACTCGTGTTCTACTCAGGATATTGAGTACTCGAGACGAGGACCTGAACATTGAATTCCGCCGACAGGTGGATATGTTCCATCGAGTCCGTCACGCCAATTTGGCGGCCGTGCTGGGCTGCTGTCGGGACTCGCCCGACTTTCAAATGATTCTCATGGAATACCACCCGTACGTCAATCTGAAATCGCATTTGCTGTCGACTACTTCTTCGTCTCAGCCGCCGTGGTCGGTCACCCAAATTCAAAGCGCCACAATTCAGATCGCTCGAGGAATGAACGCACTAGCCGAAGCCCGCTTCGTTCACCGTGATCTGGGCACGCGAAACATCCTGGTCGCATTCCATGGCAAAGATAATACCAAG GTGTGTTTGAAGATCGGCAGCTTCGGAATGGACAAGGAGCCGTTCAACAACGATTACTACGTCTACAAGCACCAGTCGATCGCTCTGCGCTGGCTCCCGCACGAAGCAGCGTTGGAGGATGAATATTCAACCAAGTCTGACGTGTGGATGTTCGCCGTCACGATCTGGGAGCTGCATCACGCCGCCCAACGGCCTCTGTCCGACCGATCGGACGAGGTTCTGCTGGCCGATTTGAGGAAGAGATGCGGCCAACTCTGGGACGCTTCCTTCTGCAAATCGAACGCCATGTCCAGTTTACTTGTCAAGTGTTGGTCACACGACCCCATTCTCAGGCCGTCTTTTGACGAACTGCTGGTTTGCGCTGAATCTAATAGCAATAACGCAACGCCATCAACCAGCAACGGCGAATCTAAAACCCGCTGA
- the LOC124190525 gene encoding N-alpha-acetyltransferase 38, NatC auxiliary subunit-like has protein sequence MDGLSKLENIEMVDISKESSKEKELTMKVKSPGRLKLESWLNAVMKIEIEDGRTLIGQFLCTDRDCNIILGSCYEYPPPDDNAAEEPRVLGLAMVPGKYIVSISVDDLMVHNSPYIT, from the exons ATGGACGGTCTGTCAAAGCTCGAAAACATTGAAATGGTTGATATTTCGAAGGagtcatcaaaagaaaaggaacttACTATGAAA GTTAAATCTCCCGGAAGGTTGAAACTGGAATCTTGGCTCAACGCTGTTATGAAAATAGAGATTGAAGACGGTCGCACCTTGATTGGGCAGTTTTTGTGCACAGACAGAGACTGCAACATAATTCTTGGATCCTGTTATGAGTACCCTCCTCCAGATG ATAATGCTGCTGAAGAGCCACGTGTATTAGGATTGGCAATGGTGCCAGGGAAGTATATTGTTTCAATCTCAGTTGATGATCTGATGGTACACAACTCTCCATATATTACATGA
- the LOC124190524 gene encoding uncharacterized protein LOC124190524: MNGALRFFAIAFLLALCYHWLGDDDSWTDMEEDTDETQEDLINKFSQSFHRKSGDQVVKGENGKFKADLEELHSRQILIEEIRHSCLPRLVCELFAMEDKSSLTDSELSLMSLISQTSLGTRASSTSNYHFAAHMGQLLVGIDGNSCQHFYPTCPISGQQALALARKIKVR, encoded by the exons ATGAATGGAGCTCTTAGATTCTTTGCCATTGCTTTTTTACTGGCACTTTGCTACCATTGGCTTGGTGATGATGACTCATGGACTGACATGGAAGAGGATACCGATGAGACTCAGGAAGATTTAATCAACAAGTTCTCTCAGAGTTTTCATCGAAAATCAGGGGATCAGGTTGTGAAAGGAGAAAATGGCAAATTCAAGGCAGATCTTGAAGAGTTACACTCCA GGCAAATCTTGATTGAAGAGATCCGTCACTCATGTCTTCCCAGATTGGTGTGTGAGTTATTTGCCATGGAAGATAAATCCTCTTTGACTGATTCTGAGCTGTCCTTGATGTCACTGATAAGTCAAACCAGCCTTGGAACAAGAGCAAGTTCAACGTCCAACTACCATTTTGCTGCCCATATGGGCCAGCTTCTGGTTGGAATTGATGGAAATAGTTGTCAACATTTTTACCCTACCTGTCCAATATCAGGACAGCAAGCTTTAGCATTGGCTAGAAAGATCAAAGTTCGCTAG
- the LOC124190521 gene encoding type IV pilus biogenesis and competence protein PilQ-like translates to MNTFKTVVMICAMLAASCSGQYLSQSSSQGPQSGSGMMGSQLPSYVAQAQQSSPALEQQRPAFTAEQSRPVSSGSSSLLGGGASAPATTQQICSCITINPAAAAASSAQQSAPASSVDSTAQQTFSAPAQQTFAAPQQQTFSAPAQQTFAAPAQQQSFTAQSAQSYSSVPAVSQQGPAQRPASTGY, encoded by the exons ATGAATACCTTCAAAACT GTCGTTATGATCTGCGCCATGTTGGCTGCTTCCTGCTCCGGCCAATACTTGTCTCA ATCTTCCAGCCAAGGACCTCAATCCGGAAGCGGAATGATGGGCAGCCAATTGCCGTCGTACGTCGCCCAAGCCCAGCAGAGCAGCCCGGCCCTGGAGCAGCAAAGACCGGCCTTTACCGCTGAACAATCCCGACCAGTGTCCAGCGGCAGCTCTTCTCTCCTTGGCGGAGGCGCATCTGCTCCGGCCACTACCCAGCAGATCTGCTCTTGCATCACCATCAAccccgcagcagcagcagcatcatccGCCCAGCAATCCGCCCCTGCCTCATCGGTTGACTCCACTGCCCAGCAGACATTCTCTGCCCCTGCCCAGCAGACCTTCGCTGCTCCCCAACAGCAGACCTTCTCTGCTCCTGCCCAGCAGACTTTCGCTGCTCCTGCCCAGCAACAATCGTTCACCGCCCAATCCGCTCAATCATACTCTTCTGTCCCAGCTGTTTCCCAGCAAGGCCCCGCTCAGCGCCCAGCCAGCACTGGATATTAA
- the LOC124190522 gene encoding RNA polymerase-associated protein Rtf1-like: MSKRRAESSSGSGSGSGSSSSSSSSSESDAESGLVTSPKKRQRTGVAASNSPPKPVAHDSDSETSDSDDDWDASGKKKKPKKKKAKLSSGKPNRKPSSDNESHSDPEEGEVSDNSDSDDGARKSGSSSSYSSSESEEEFNDGYDENLMGDDNDQARLASMTEKEREEELFNRNERREVMRTRFEIEKKLKAAKRKEQHKKKSSHKGKKDNKDKGLSKDWGDKDLDKDVKERSKERKKTVEENKGKTDKKAQAMTALKARREEKKEREEKEKQRIEDRKNDDKDGDLDGVSADANKKKLKASDVYSDDSGSDSDSGSDFSTDKHGAAGKSSFPSSSKRQQSSSSSSSSDSDEDDKKSSKAKKPVFVESKEQLGRIRLSRHRLEKWVHAPFLKRAIVGCFVRVGIGMNNGRSVYRIAEIIDVCETGKIYQLGSTKTNKGIRLKHGAQERVFRIEFVSNQDFSDSEFKKWLDDCNTQGTSPPTLEDIEKKLKDIKEAANFEFNEEDINQMLEEKGRFRKTPYNYAMRKNQLMKERDVALLKGEEEETERITKELAELEERADELSKRSLSTTLSSISFINERNRKRNVERAEEAILEEIRASGGQKTEDPFTRRSTRPGKSGGYRPNADGIPPGPDPLAPVIKTESQSATANNEGRTDSKDKAKLVAKPKTSDLFSAHDFDIKIDLEVPLQSQPVAVTPKPVANLKEAPRRSLNLEDYKKKRGLI; encoded by the exons ATGAGCAAACGTCGTGCTGAATCTTCGTCAGGTAGTGGAAGTGGTAGCgggagtagcagcagcagtagtagtagcagtgAATCAGATGCCGAGTCG GGCTTGGTGACTTCGCCAAAGAAACGTCAACGGACTGGGGTTGCAGCCAGCAATTCCCCGCCTAAGCCGGTAGCACATGATTCAGATTCAGAAACCTCAGATTCAGATGATGACTGGGATGCTAgtggcaagaagaagaagcccaagaagaagaaagctaAACTTAGTTCAGGAAAACCTAATCGAAAACCCTCAAGTGACAATGAAAGCCATTCTGACCCAGAAGAAG GTGAAGTTTCAGATAACTCTGATTCTGACGATGGAGCTAGAAAAAGTGGAAGTTCTAGTAGCTATTCCAGCTCTGAGTCTGAAGAAGAATTTAATGATGGGTATGATGAGAACCTTATGGGAGATGATAATGATCAGGCTCGTCTTGCCTCCAtgactgaaaaagaaagagaagaagagctgTTCAaccgaaatgaaagaagagaagttATGAGGACAAG gtttgaaattgaaaagaaactaaaGGCTGCCAAACGTAAAGAGCAGCACAAGAAAAAATCTTCCCATAAGGGCAAGAAGGACAACAAAGACAAGGGGCTTTCTAAGGACTGGGGTGATAAAGATCTCGACAAAGATGTTAAAGAGAGAAGTAAGGAACGAAAGAAGActgttgaagaaaacaaagggaAGACCGACAAGAAAGCTCAGGCCATGACCGCCTTGAAAGCTCGCcgagaggaaaagaaagagagag aggaaaaggagaaacagcGCATTGAAGATCGCAAGAACGACGATAAGGATGGAGATCTCGACGGGGTATCTGCCGATGCTAACAAGAAGAAACTGAAAGCATCTGATGTTTACTCTGACGATAGTGGTTCCGATTCAGATTCTGGATCTGATTTTAGCACAGATAAACACGGTGCTGCTGGTAAATCATCATTTCCCTCATCAAGCAAACGCCAGCAGAGCAGCTCCAGTAGCAGTAGTAGTGATTCCGAT GAGGACGACAAAAAAAGTAGCAAAGCTAAGAAGCCGGTGTTTGTGGAAAGCAAAGAGCAGCTGGGACGAATTCGTTTGTCTCGTCACAGGCTTGAAAAGTGGGTTCATGCACCTTTCCTCAAACGAGCTATTGTTGGTTGCTTTGTTCGAGTTGGAATCGGCATGAACAACGGCAGATCAGTTTACAGGATTGCCGAAATCATTGATGTCTGTGAAACCGGCAAAATTTATCAACTAGGCTccaccaaaacaaacaaaggaaTACGACTGAAGCATGGTGCTCAAGAAAGAGTTTTTCGGATTGAATTCGTTAGCAATCAG GATTTCAGTGACtcagaattcaaaaaatggttGGACGATTGTAACACTCAG GGAACATCTCCTCCAACTCTAGAAGATATTGAGAAAAAGCTCAAAGACATAAAAGAAGCTgccaattttgaattcaatgaAGAGGACATTAACCAG atgttggaagaaaaaggacgatTCCGGAAGACTCCTTACAACTATGCTATGCgtaaaaatcaattgatgaaGGAACGTGACGTAGCCCTACTAAA aggagaggaagaagaaacggaacgCATCACTAAAGAATTGGCCGAACTGGAGGAGAGAGCTGATGAGCTGAGCAAGCGATCTCTTTCAACAACGCTCTCATCTATTTCGTTCATCAATGAACGTAATCGCAAGCGCAATGTAGAGAGAGCAGAAGAAGCCATTCTTGAGGAGATTCGAGCCAGTGGAGGACAGAAAACCGAAGATCCGTTCACACGGAGAAGCACTAGGCCCGGAAAGTCAGGAGGTTACCGTCCTAATGCCGATGGAATTCCGCCTGGACCCGACCCTCTTGCCCCAGTAATTAAAACTGAAAGTCAGTCGGCAACTGCCAATAATGAAGGCAGAACTGATTCGAAAGACAAAGCTAAACTGGTTGCAAAGCCAAAAACTAGTGATCTATTTTCTGCACACGATTTTgatataaaaatagatttagaaGTCCCTCTTCAAT CTCAACCAGTTGCTGTCACTCCAAAACCTGTGGCAAACCTGAAAGAAGCCCCTCGTCGTTCCCTCAACTTAGAAGATTATAAGAAAAAGCGTGGATTAATTTGA
- the LOC124190523 gene encoding Bardet-Biedl syndrome 2 protein-like, whose protein sequence is MLTLVNITELNLSVFSGRLTICKFRDDVDAGITTSSCVGATGANKVFVRHASPVQQDQIQYLNIDQNITALCNHPQHPAAVVLGTTSHLLIYDIAENKTIMSKEIENGVGAVVIGSFDDSDQMNVIVGGNCFLQCFNMEGNERYWNVMSDQVSALALIDFDGDGHNHLLAGTDDGNLRLFRNGRMTTEMKETDAVTFLIALTDHCFGYALANGTVGVYHKRNRLWRVKSKNQIVALASYDVDNDGHPELICGWSHGRFDARHWQTGEVVFKEKLDAQHSIVALLVDDWLQMGHAQLIVCSQLGQVWSYLSSDLELTSLERIKDEHATQAEEEAIRRLIIRKQNLLAELEHIRHHAENSTVAEIADDRVQLTVKHDQEHVLLVLEGGGLIRAVIIFAEGLFPNGESHALHQDPPTSSARIPLPVQRNLAVDLHVNVLLDSHGNNELLKVIEVVHPLPTFSRFKSVPWPSTENPSALHFRVRIRLQERIQRIGFWIAQNFIVSPELLASESSIELAFEVLPCRTPLRMNFLNEGSFLIESDRLDHVSELVQHLANFFNVQHLSSDIEISDHHLKELTELMEGVGGHQAVRQRLTVDMADQVNEVRNLFYESENARLMNDMAEMRRSYAAIQSGNQKLVDLQTIRDSNYSELMDRLKQINLHVQNSSSCRVGKYQTDVIQASRQAIRAEDFEQLIKITLYGVDQ, encoded by the exons ATGTTGACGCTCGTAAACATCACTGAATTGAACCTCTCTGTATTTTCCGGCCGATTAACCATCTGTAAATTTCGCGATGATGTGGATGCTGGAATCACTACGTCAAGCTGCGTCGGTGCCACCGGTGCCAATAAG GTTTTCGTCCGACATGCCAGTCCAGTTCAACAGGatcaaattcaatatttgaacATTGATCAAAATATCACAGCTCTTTGCAACCACCCCCAGCATCCTGCCGCTGTTGTCCTGGGAACAACATCTCACTTACTCATTTATGACATAgctgaaaataaaaccatCATGAGCAAAGAG ATTGAAAATGGGGTTGGAGCCGTTGTCATAGGATCCTTCGATGACTCAGATCAAATGAACGTCATTGTCGGCGGGAATTGCTTCCTCCAGTGCTTCAACATGGAGGGAAACGAGCGCTATTGGAACGTCATGAGCGATCAAGTATCCGCGTTGGCCCTCATCGATTTTGACGGTGACGGCCACAACCAT TTGCTGGCCGGAACAGACGATGGAAATCTACGTCTGTTTAGAAACGGTCGCATGACGaccgaaatgaaagaaacagacGCCGTCACATTTCTAATAGCCCTGACCGATCACTGCTTTGGTTACGCTCTAGCCAATGGAACAGTTGGCGTTTACCACAAACGTAACCGCCTGTGGAGAGTTAAA TCCAAGAATCAAATTGTCGCTCTGGCGTCTTACGACGTCGATAACGACGGCCATCCGGAATTGATTTGCGGATGGAGTCACGGCAGATTCGATGCCAGACATTGGCAAACGGGTGAAGTGGTTTTCAAGGAGAAATTAGATGCCCAACATTCAATTGTAGCTCTACTCGTCGACGATTGGCTTCAAATGGGCCATGCCCAGCTCATCGTTTGCTCACAACTTGGTCAAG TTTGGAGTTACCTGTCAAGCGACTTGGAATTGACATCGCTCGAACGGATCAAGGACGAGCATGCCACTCAAGCGGAAGAAGAGGCCATCCGGAGGTTAATTATTCGTAAACAAAACCTCTTGGCCGAGCTGGAGCACATCCGCCATCACGCTGAAAATTCGACAGTCGCCGAAATTGCGGATGATCGAGTTCAATTAACAGTGAAACACGACCAAGAGCACGTTTTACTCGTATTAGAAGGAGGCGGTCTGATTCGCGCTGTTATTATCTTTGCCGAGGGTCTATTCCCCAACGGTGAAAGCCACGCTCTTCACCAGGACCCACCAACTTCTTCCGCCAGAATTCCCCTGCCGGTGCAGCGAAACCTGGCCGTCGACTTGCACGTGAATGTTTTACTGGATTCACACGGCAACAATGAACTACTTAAAGTCATCGAAGTGGTTCACCCACTGCCAACTTTCTCGCGCTTCAAATCTGTTCCATGGCCTTCGACGGAAAACCCTTCAGCTCTTCATTTTCGGGTCAGAATCCGCCTTCAGGAGCGCATCCAGCGG ATTGGGTTTTGGATAGCCCAGAATTTTATTGTGTCACCAGAATTGCTGGCGAGCGAATCATCGATTGAGTTAGCCTTCGAGGTTCTCCCGTGCCGGACGCCTTTGAGGATGAATTTCCTTAATGAAGGATCGTTTCTGATCGAGTCTGACCGCTTAGACCACGTTTCCGAGCTCGTTCAACATttggcaaattttttcaacGTCCAACATTTGTCTTCCGATATTGAAATCAGCGACCATCATTTGAAAGAGCTGACGGAGCTCATGGAAGGTGTTGGCGGCCATCAAGCGGTTCGACAGCGGCTCACGGTGGATATGGCCGATCAGGTGAACGAAGttcgaaatttgttttacgAGTCCGAGAACGCACGTTTGATGAACGACATGGCGGAAATGAGGCGTTCCTATGCCGCCATCCAGAGCGGAAATCAGAAACTCGTTGATCTGCAGACCATACGCGATTCCAACTATAGCGAATTGATGGATCGCCTAAAGCAAATCAATCTTCACGTTCAGAATTCTTCGAGTTGccggg tggGAAAGTATCAAACGGACGTCATTCAAGCCAGTCGACAGGCTATTAGAGCCGAAGACTTTGAGCAGCTCATCAAGATCACTTTGTACGGCGTTGATCAATAA